Below is a genomic region from Glaciihabitans sp. INWT7.
TGCTGTTGCTGCTCAAGTCGTTGGTCGTCATGTTCTTCGCTGGTCCCGCCCACTCTTCGCCATATCTTTCGCGAGTCTGCCAGACCTGTGCGGATACTCAGTGACTTGTCTAGCGAATACTCAGGCACCATCGACCTGGCGCACAGGCGCTTCGGCTCGTCCGGTCGGGCTAGCGTTGACACCGTGAAAATTACCGTACTCTCCGGCGGCGTCGGCGGCGCCCGCTTTCTTCGCGGCCTGCGTCACCATCTGCGCGAAGTCCTCCCGGACGGATCCGGCGGCACCACCGCCGAGGTCACCGCCGTGGTGAACACCGGCGATGACATGTGGCTCAACAGCCTGCGCATCGCCCCCGACCTCGACTCCATCATGTATACCCTCGCGGGCGCCAACGACGAGGTACGCGGGTGGGGCCGCATCGGCGAGACCGAGCGGGTGAGCGCCGAGCTCAACGCCTATGGGATCGGATGGCCGTGGTTCACTCTCGGCGACCTCGACCTCGGCACGCACATCACCAGGACCCACTACCTGCGCACCGGCGTTCCCCTCAGCGAGGCGACGGCGCGCATCACCGCCCGGTGGGACCTGGGCGTGACCCTTCTGCCGGTGACCGACGACGAGGTCGAAACCCAGGTGGTGACCGACGAGGGCACGATGCACTTCCAGGAGTGGTGGACACGGCACCGGGCGGCCCTCGCGGCGCGCCGGTTCGAGCAGCTGAACGTGGGCGCCGCGACCCCCGCTCCCGGCGTGCTGGAGGCGATAGCCCACGCCGATGTCATCCTCGTCGCCCCCTCCAACCCGGTGGTCTCGATCGGCACCATCCTGGGCATCCCGGGCATTCGTGCCTCACTTCTCGGCACATCCGCCC
It encodes:
- the cofD gene encoding 2-phospho-L-lactate transferase translates to MKITVLSGGVGGARFLRGLRHHLREVLPDGSGGTTAEVTAVVNTGDDMWLNSLRIAPDLDSIMYTLAGANDEVRGWGRIGETERVSAELNAYGIGWPWFTLGDLDLGTHITRTHYLRTGVPLSEATARITARWDLGVTLLPVTDDEVETQVVTDEGTMHFQEWWTRHRAALAARRFEQLNVGAATPAPGVLEAIAHADVILVAPSNPVVSIGTILGIPGIRASLLGTSARIVGVSPIIAGSVVRGMADACLTAIGVQTSAEAVALHYGARDSGGLLDAWLVDETDADSAAALSASGIATRAVPLWMRDLDSSAQVAADALSAASLPQGPR